From the genome of Brevibacterium sp. JSBI002, one region includes:
- a CDS encoding trans-sulfuration enzyme family protein, with protein MSSPRFEPTTTAGISTRSVHSGAMPEAHTGSVVAPIFQTSTFMMDTPGETRAGFDYARTGTPNRSDLEQALCELEGASFAAAVNSGTSAEVAVFSALLRPGDEVILPRDVYGGTFRLLQNEYVRWGVVIRTVDLTDTAALAAAINENTAIIWVETPSNPGLDVIDIAEAARIAHRANALLAVDSTFATPVLQRPLELGADIVVHSTTKFINGHSDVIGGAVLTGDGTSCPRAAEVVDRIESHLASVGLGISPFDAWLTRRGIKTLPVRMKAHCANAQAVAEWLETRDEVAEVIYPGLPSHPGHEVAKRQMSGFGGVVSLRTDTEERALSLVANTKLITLAESLGGVESLIDHPATMTHLSVAGSEVSVSGKFIRLSVGIEDIEDILADLAQALDATSDDAGTSPADSAARTAPAGQHLVSSPAAAVPV; from the coding sequence GTGAGTTCACCCCGTTTCGAGCCCACCACCACCGCCGGAATCTCGACCCGATCGGTGCACTCGGGAGCCATGCCCGAGGCGCACACAGGTTCGGTTGTGGCCCCGATCTTCCAGACTTCGACCTTCATGATGGACACCCCGGGAGAGACCCGCGCCGGTTTCGACTACGCGCGCACCGGTACGCCGAACCGCAGCGACCTCGAACAGGCCCTGTGCGAATTGGAGGGCGCGTCGTTCGCCGCGGCCGTCAACTCGGGAACCTCGGCCGAGGTGGCAGTGTTCTCCGCGCTGCTGCGTCCCGGTGACGAGGTCATCCTGCCCCGCGACGTCTACGGCGGAACCTTCCGACTCCTGCAGAACGAGTACGTGCGCTGGGGCGTGGTCATCCGCACCGTCGACCTCACCGACACCGCGGCGCTCGCCGCCGCCATCAATGAGAACACCGCGATCATCTGGGTCGAGACCCCGAGCAATCCCGGGCTCGACGTCATCGATATCGCCGAGGCGGCCCGCATCGCCCACCGAGCGAACGCGCTCCTGGCCGTGGACTCGACCTTCGCGACCCCGGTGCTCCAGCGTCCGCTCGAGCTCGGGGCCGACATCGTCGTCCACTCGACGACGAAGTTCATCAACGGCCACTCCGATGTCATCGGCGGGGCGGTCCTCACCGGTGACGGGACGAGCTGTCCCCGCGCCGCCGAGGTGGTCGACCGTATTGAGAGCCACCTCGCTTCCGTCGGGCTGGGCATCTCCCCGTTCGACGCGTGGCTGACCAGGCGCGGGATCAAGACCCTGCCGGTGCGGATGAAGGCTCACTGTGCCAATGCGCAGGCGGTGGCCGAATGGCTCGAGACCCGCGACGAGGTGGCCGAGGTGATCTACCCGGGCCTGCCCTCGCACCCGGGGCACGAGGTGGCGAAGCGGCAGATGAGCGGATTCGGGGGAGTGGTGTCCCTGCGCACCGACACCGAGGAGCGGGCACTGTCCCTGGTGGCGAACACGAAGCTCATCACTCTGGCCGAATCGCTCGGAGGAGTCGAGTCCCTCATCGACCACCCGGCGACGATGACGCACCTGTCCGTGGCCGGCAGCGAGGTCAGCGTCTCCGGCAAGTTCATCCGCCTGTCCGTCGGCATCGAGGACATCGAGGACATCCTCGCCGACCTCGCGCAGGCCCTCGACGCCACGTCCGATGATGCGGGCACGAGTCCTGCCGACAGTGCAGCACGCACCGCTCCTGCGGGGCAGCACCTCGTCTCGTCTCCAGCGGCTGCGGTCCCCGTATAG